The Polyangium aurulentum genomic interval AGACCAGGAGGGAGATCGCAACCCACGTTCCGCGCATGATCCCCCGCCGATATCAGAGCCCCGCGAGCGCGGGAAGGCTCACTCGTTCTCTTCGAGGAGCGCGCCCGAGATCGTGGCCAGCACGTCGCGCGCGGCCGTCACCTTGCGCGAGGGCAGCTTCCCGAGCGTCCTGCGCACCACCGCCTCCACCGTGCCCACCCGCAGCGCGTCGATCTCGCGCCCCTTGGCCGTGAGCCCGAACAGCGCGCGCCGCGCGTCGCTCGGATCGGCCTTGCGGTCGATGATCCCGCGGGCCTCGAGCCGCTTCAGGATGCCCGTCAGCGTGCTCGGGTGGATGTGCAGCACGCTCGCCAGCTCGCCCGCGCTGATCCCCGGGAAGCGCCCCGCGATGCGGATCACGAGCCTCTGCGGCCCCGTCACGCCGAGCGAGCCCTCCATGCGCTTCGACATCGATTGCAGCGCATGATCGACGGCCCAGAGCAGCCTCATGAAGTCGAGGACCTCGCCCAGGCGCTCGGATCGATCCGATCCCGATGACGCCTTCTCCTTCTTCTTCGCGACCGCTGCGACCATGCTCGAGGCTCCCTTTTCCTGCCGCGCCGGCGACGCTAGCCCAGCTCGTCTCACCAATCGAGATCGTTTCACCGGGCCACGCAATGACGCATGACGGTGCGTGCGTCGGAACGAAACCCCCGATCGGTTCCCGGAGATCGTCCGACCTGGAACGATTTTTGGTTGGAGCGCAAAGGACGCCGAAAGCTACGCTGGGCCGGCGTGCGCCTCGAGGACCTCGCCATCATCGGGAATTGCCAGTACTCGGCCCTGGTCGACCGCTCGGGCTCGATCGTCTGGTGCTGCCTGCCCCGCTTCGACGCCGAGCCCGTGTTCTCGACCCTCCTCGACGCCGAAGGCGGCGGCCGCTTCACGGTCGGCCCGGCGGGCCTAGAGCCGGGGACACAGCGCTATCTCACGAACACCAACATCCTCGAGACGACCTTCCGGACCGACACGGGCACCTTTCGGGTCGTCGACTTCGCCCCCCGCTTCCTCCAGCACGACCGATTCTTTCGGCCCACGAAGATCGTGCGGATCGTCGAGCCGATCGAGGGCACCCCGCGCATCCGCGTCCGCTGCGACCCGCGGCTCGGCTGGTCGAAGGCCGCGCCGTCGAGGCTCGTCGGCTCCAACCACATCCGCTTCGAGGGCTTCAGCAGCCCCCTGCGCCTGACGACCGACATCCCGCTCTCGTACATCGACAGCGCGCCCTTCGCGCTCACCGGCCGGCGCCACCTCGTGCTCGCCTGGGGGCCGCCCCTCGAGGAGAGCCTGCCCTCGGCCTGCGATCGCTTCCTCGCCGAGACCACGCGCTACTGGCAGCGCTGGGTGAAGCACTGCAACGTGCCGCCGCACTTCCAGCAGGAGGTCATCCGCTCCGCGCTCGTGCTCAAGCTGCATTGCTTCGAGGACACGGGCGCCATCGTCGCCGCCATGACCACCTCCATCCCCGAGGCGCCCGGCAGCGGCCGCACCTGGGACTACCGCTACTGCTGGCTGCGCGACGCCTCCTACGCCCTGTCGGCCTTCCGCTTGCTCGGCCACTTCGAGGAGCGCGAGCAGTTCAGCCACTACCTCCTGAACGCCGCCGCGAGCGCGCCGCCCGACCTGACCCTCGCGCCGCTCTACCGCATCGACGGCTCGAGCGAGCTCGGCGAGAGCACCCTCGACGCCTGGCCCGGCTACGAGAACAACCGCCCCGTCCGCGTCGGCAACGCCGCCGCGAGCCAGCTCCAGCACGACGTGTTCGGCGAGATGGTCCTCGCCCTCGCGCCGATCTTCCTCGACGACCGCTTCTTCGCCGAGCGCTCGGTCCAGGCGCTCGATCTGCTCGAGCGCCTCGCCGAGAAGGCCATCGCGGTCGCGGGCACCCCCGACGCGGGCATCTGGGAGTACCGGACGGACTTTCGACCTCAAACGTTCTCGAGCCTCATGTGCTGGGCCGCCGCCGAGCGCATGACCCGCGTCGCCGAGCGCCACCGCCCCGCGCGCGCCGCGGCCTTCCGCGCCGCGGCCGAGAAGATCCAGGGCGAGATCATCGCGCGCGCATGGCGCGGCGACTGCAACTCGTTCGTGTCGAGCTACGGCGGCAACGACCTCGACGCGGCCCTGCTCCAGATGGCCCCCTTGCGCTTCTTGCCGCCTCACGATCGAAGGCTGCACGGCACCATCGACGCGATCTGGCAGCAGCTGTCACGCGACGGGTGGCTCGTGCGCTACCGGAAGGACGAGCTCGGCGCGACGAACGTGGCGTTCATCATCTGCACCTTCTGGCTCGTCGAGGCGCTCGGGATGGTGGGGCGGCAGGAGGACGCGCAGCGGGTCTTCGAGAGCGCGCGCAAGGCGCTGTCGCCGCTCGGGCTCCTCGCCGAGGACTACGAGACGGCCACGCTGCGGATGTGGGGGAATTTCCCGCAGGCATACTCTCACGTCGGCCTCATCCACGCCGCCTTCGCCGCGTCCCCTCCATGGTCCGAAATCCTCTGATCGTTCTCTTCACGCTCCTCGTCCCGTCCATCGCGCTCGCCTCCGAGGGGGGCGCGCACGTCGATCCGGTCGCCCGCGTCGTCCTCTTCCTCGCCATCATCCTCGCGGCCGCGAAGCTCGGGGGCGATCTCGCGGTGAGGCTCGGGCAGCCCGCCGTGCTCGGCGAGCTCGTCGTCGGCGTCGTCCTGGGCAACGTCTCTCATCTCGGCGTCCACGCGCTCGCGCCCATCGCGACCGATCCGACGATGGACATGCTCTCGCGCCTCGGCGTGCTGCTCCTGCTCTTCGAGGTCGGGCTCGAGTCGACCGTGGGGCAGATGCTCAAGGTGGGCGTCTCGAGCTTCATCGTCGCCACGCTCGGCGTGCTCGCGCCCTTCGCGCTCGGCTGGCTCGCGGGCGCCTTGCTCCTGCCCGGCGCGAGCCCCTACGTGCACGCCTTCCTCGGCGCGACCCTCACGGCCACGAGCGTCGGCATCACCGCGCGCGTGCTCCAGGACCTCGGCAAGTCCACGAGCGCCGAGGCGCGCGTCATCCTCGGCGCGGCCGTCATCGACGACGTGCTCGGCCTGGTGATCCTCGCGGTCGTCTCGGGCGTC includes:
- a CDS encoding MarR family winged helix-turn-helix transcriptional regulator is translated as MVAAVAKKKEKASSGSDRSERLGEVLDFMRLLWAVDHALQSMSKRMEGSLGVTGPQRLVIRIAGRFPGISAGELASVLHIHPSTLTGILKRLEARGIIDRKADPSDARRALFGLTAKGREIDALRVGTVEAVVRRTLGKLPSRKVTAARDVLATISGALLEENE
- a CDS encoding glycoside hydrolase family 15 protein, whose amino-acid sequence is MRLEDLAIIGNCQYSALVDRSGSIVWCCLPRFDAEPVFSTLLDAEGGGRFTVGPAGLEPGTQRYLTNTNILETTFRTDTGTFRVVDFAPRFLQHDRFFRPTKIVRIVEPIEGTPRIRVRCDPRLGWSKAAPSRLVGSNHIRFEGFSSPLRLTTDIPLSYIDSAPFALTGRRHLVLAWGPPLEESLPSACDRFLAETTRYWQRWVKHCNVPPHFQQEVIRSALVLKLHCFEDTGAIVAAMTTSIPEAPGSGRTWDYRYCWLRDASYALSAFRLLGHFEEREQFSHYLLNAAASAPPDLTLAPLYRIDGSSELGESTLDAWPGYENNRPVRVGNAAASQLQHDVFGEMVLALAPIFLDDRFFAERSVQALDLLERLAEKAIAVAGTPDAGIWEYRTDFRPQTFSSLMCWAAAERMTRVAERHRPARAAAFRAAAEKIQGEIIARAWRGDCNSFVSSYGGNDLDAALLQMAPLRFLPPHDRRLHGTIDAIWQQLSRDGWLVRYRKDELGATNVAFIICTFWLVEALGMVGRQEDAQRVFESARKALSPLGLLAEDYETATLRMWGNFPQAYSHVGLIHAAFAASPPWSEIL